GTGAGGGGGAGCGCTTTTGACCTTTGCGTCCAAGGCAAATATCAAATGCCCAACCCTGTATTTTTCCGCACAACCCAAACCCCGACACTGCGCTCCATTCAAACCTCTACCGGAGTGCTGTCATGCCCATTGCCTTGCTCGCGCTGACCCTCAGCGCATTCGCCATCGGGACGACCGAGTTCGTCATCGTCGGCCTGTTACCCACCATTGGCGCCAATCTCGGCGTCAGCCTGCCGTCCGCCGGGCTGCTGGTCAGTCTGTATGCACTGGGCGTCGCCATTGGCGCGCCGGTGCTGACCGCCCTCACCGGCAAAGTCCCGCGCAAATTGTTGCTGCTGTCGCTGATGGTGTTGTTCACCCTCGGCAACCTGCTGGCCTGGCTGGCGCCGGGTTATGAATCGCTGGTGCTGGCGCGGATCGTCACGGGTCTGGCCCACGGGGTGTTCTTCTCCATCGGCTCGACCATCGCCACCAGCCTGGTGCCCAAGGAAAAGGCTGCCAGCGCGATTGCGATCATGTTCACCGGCCTCACTGTGGCGTTGGTCACCGGCGTACCGCTGGGCACATTCATCGGCCAGCATTTCGGCTGGCGCGAAACCTTCCTCGCCGTCTCGGCGTTGGGTGTGATCGCCTTCATTGGCAGCCTGCTGTATGTGCCGAACAACATCGCCCACAGCAAACCGGCGTCCTTGCTGCAGCAACTGCAAGTGCTGAAAAAACCGCGTCTGCTGCTGGTGTACGCCATGACCGCGATTGGTTACGGCGGCTCGTTCATCGCCTTCACCTTCCTCGCGCCGATCCTGCAGGACCTCTCCGGCTTCAGCGCCAGCACCGTCAGCCTGGTGTTGCTGGTGTACGGCGTGTCGGTGGCGGTCGGCAATATCTGGGGCGGCAAACTGGCAGACAAACGCGGGCCGATCAGCGCCCTGAAAATCATCTTCGCCCTGCTCGCGGCCGTGTTGTTCGTGCTGACCTTCACCGCCGCCAATCCATGGCTGGCGTTGGCGACAGTGCTGGTGTGGGGCGCGGTGGCGTTTGGCAACGTGCCGGGGTTGCAGGTGTATGTGGTGCGTCAGGCTGAACATCACACACCGCAGGCAGTGGACGTGGCATCGGGGCTGAACATTGCTGCGTTCAACCTCGGGATTGCCGGTGGGGCGTGGGGCGGCGGGTTGATCGTCGAACATCTGGGCCTGATTCACACGGCGTGGATCGGTGGGTTGGTGGTGTTGCTGGCGCTGGCGCTGACCGCGTGGAGCGGGCGACTGGATCGCCTCGGTCCGGCCTATGCCGAACCGGCTCAAGGCCGAGTATTCACGGGCCACTGAGTAACCCTGTGGGAGGGGGCTTGCTCCCGAAGTCGGTGTATCAGTCGCCATTGATGTTGACTGAACGACCGCCTTCGGGACCAAGCCCCCTCCCACATTAGCTTTGTGTTGCTCTCAGGGATGTACCGTCCGTAACGCCACCGAAACTTTCCCGAACCGCCCGCAGTCATCAACAGACACAGGCTGTACGAGGACTGACAACGGGAGGGCGGCATGGCAACGATTCACATCGGTATTTCCGGCTGGCGCTACGTTCCGTGGCGAGGGGATTTCTACCCGAAAGGACTGACGCAGAAGCGCGAATTGCAGTTCGCTTCGCGGGCGGTCAACAGCATCGAAATCAATGGATCGTTCTACGCCCTGCAACGGCCCGAACGTTATGCCCGGTGGTACAGCGAAACGCCCGACGACTTCGTGTTCAGCGTCAAGGCGCCGCGTTTCATCACCCACGTCCGGCGCTTGCGCGAGATCGAAAAACCGCTGGCGAATTTCTTCGCCTCCGGGGTGCTGGAGCTTAAGGAAAAGCTCGGGCCGATCCTCTGGCAGTTTCCGCCGAACTTCAAATTCGATCCTGAGCGCTTCGAACACTTCCTCTCATTGTTGCCCCACGATACTGCAGCGGCCGCCGCCCTCGCCCGCCAACACGATTCACATCTTCACGGCCACGCCAGCCTCAAAGCCTGGCGCAAAAAACCGCTGCGCCATGCCGTGGAAGTGCGCAATGACACGTTCATCGACCCCGACTTCGTGCGCTTGTTGAAACGCTACAACACCGCCCTGGTGATCGCCGACACCGCCGGCAAATGGCCGTACCGCGAAGACCTCACCAGCGATTTCGTCTACCTGCGCCTGCACGGTGCCGAAGAGCTGTACGCCAGCGGTTACACCGACGCCGCGTTGAACAAATGGGCTGAACGCATCGACGCCTGGCATCACGGCCGGCAACCCGGCGATGCGCATCTGATCGCGCCGCGCCTCAAGCCGCGGGCGCGTACATCCCGCGAAGTGTTCTGCTATTTCGACAACGACATCAAAGTCCGCGCGCCCTACGACGCGCGCAGTTTGCTCCACCGATTCGAGCTGGATAAAACGCTCGCCACCACCCCCGGTGAACCGGCTGCCGAAGGGGTGCTGGCATGAGTATTCCAGAGCCGGTCGGGTTCACCGACGAGCAGACCAGCGTTGAAGTGTCGGTGCGTCGTTTCACCGTGCTGACGGTCAACACACACAAGGGTTTCACTGCGCTCAACCGACGTTTCATCCTCCCGGAGTTGCGCGAAGCGGTGCGCAGCGTGGCCGCCGACGTGGTGTTTTTGCAGGAAGTCCACGGCACCCACGAGCATCATCCCAAGCGCTACAGCAACTGGCCGACGATGCCGCAATACGAGTTCCTCGCCGACAGTCTGTGGCCGCAGTTCGCCTACGGGCGCAACGCGGTGTACCCGGAGGGCGATCACGGCAATGCGTTGCTGTCGAAATTCCAGATCATCCGCCACGACAACCTCGACGTCTCGATCAGCGGCCACGAGAACCGCGGGCTGCTGCATTGCGTGCTGCGCCTGCCCGGCGATGGCGTCGAAGTGCATGCGATCTGCGTGCATCTGGGTCTGCGCGAAAGCCATCGTAATGCGCAATTGAAACTGCTCGGCGAGCGTCTGGCGGAGCTGCCGGTTGACGCGCCGGTGATCGTCGCCGGTGACTTCAACGACTGGCGCCAGCGCGCCGACGCGCTGCTTGAACCCTGCGGTCTGCGCGAGGTGTTCGCCGAGCATCACGGCAAACCGGCGCGCAGCTTTCCGGCGCGTCTGCCGACGCTGCGGCTCGATCGTATTTACGTACGCAACCTCAAGGCCAGCCAACCGAAAGTCCTGGCCAACCGGCCCTGGTCACACCTTTCCGACCACGTCCCGTTATCGGTGGAGATCGAACTATGAGCAGCGCACCGCTGGAGAAATCCGCCGTGGAACCGATCAGCATCAACCCGCCGGTA
The Pseudomonas fluorescens genome window above contains:
- a CDS encoding DUF72 domain-containing protein encodes the protein MATIHIGISGWRYVPWRGDFYPKGLTQKRELQFASRAVNSIEINGSFYALQRPERYARWYSETPDDFVFSVKAPRFITHVRRLREIEKPLANFFASGVLELKEKLGPILWQFPPNFKFDPERFEHFLSLLPHDTAAAAALARQHDSHLHGHASLKAWRKKPLRHAVEVRNDTFIDPDFVRLLKRYNTALVIADTAGKWPYREDLTSDFVYLRLHGAEELYASGYTDAALNKWAERIDAWHHGRQPGDAHLIAPRLKPRARTSREVFCYFDNDIKVRAPYDARSLLHRFELDKTLATTPGEPAAEGVLA
- a CDS encoding endonuclease/exonuclease/phosphatase family protein, yielding MSIPEPVGFTDEQTSVEVSVRRFTVLTVNTHKGFTALNRRFILPELREAVRSVAADVVFLQEVHGTHEHHPKRYSNWPTMPQYEFLADSLWPQFAYGRNAVYPEGDHGNALLSKFQIIRHDNLDVSISGHENRGLLHCVLRLPGDGVEVHAICVHLGLRESHRNAQLKLLGERLAELPVDAPVIVAGDFNDWRQRADALLEPCGLREVFAEHHGKPARSFPARLPTLRLDRIYVRNLKASQPKVLANRPWSHLSDHVPLSVEIEL
- a CDS encoding MFS transporter, producing the protein MPIALLALTLSAFAIGTTEFVIVGLLPTIGANLGVSLPSAGLLVSLYALGVAIGAPVLTALTGKVPRKLLLLSLMVLFTLGNLLAWLAPGYESLVLARIVTGLAHGVFFSIGSTIATSLVPKEKAASAIAIMFTGLTVALVTGVPLGTFIGQHFGWRETFLAVSALGVIAFIGSLLYVPNNIAHSKPASLLQQLQVLKKPRLLLVYAMTAIGYGGSFIAFTFLAPILQDLSGFSASTVSLVLLVYGVSVAVGNIWGGKLADKRGPISALKIIFALLAAVLFVLTFTAANPWLALATVLVWGAVAFGNVPGLQVYVVRQAEHHTPQAVDVASGLNIAAFNLGIAGGAWGGGLIVEHLGLIHTAWIGGLVVLLALALTAWSGRLDRLGPAYAEPAQGRVFTGH